One genomic segment of Sminthopsis crassicaudata isolate SCR6 chromosome 2, ASM4859323v1, whole genome shotgun sequence includes these proteins:
- the CALM2 gene encoding calmodulin-2 has product MADQLTEEQIAEFKEAFSLFDKDGDGTITTKELGTVMRSLGQNPTEAELQDMINEVDADGNGTIDFPEFLTMMARKMKDTDSEEEIREAFRVFDKDGNGYISAAELRHVMTNLGEKLTDEEVDEMIREADIDGDGQVNYEEFVQMMTAK; this is encoded by the exons ATG GCTGATCAGCTGACAGAAGAGCAGATTGCAG AATTCAAAGAAGCCTTTTCACTATTTGACAAGGATGGAGATGGTACTATAACAACAAAGGAATTGGGAACTGTAATGAGGTCACTTGGGCAGAACCCCACAGAAGCTGAATTACAGGATATGATTAATGAAGTAGATGCTGATG GTAATGGCACAATCGACTTTCCAGAATTTCTGACTATGAtggcaagaaaaatgaaagacacAGAcagtgaagaagaaattagagaagcaTTCCGTGTGTTTGACAAG GATGGCAATGGTTATATTAGTGCAGCAGAACTTCGCCATGTGATGACAAACCTTGGAGAGAAGTTAACAGACGAAGAGGTTGATGAAATGATCAGGGAAGCAGATATTGATGGTGATGGTCAAGTAAACTATGAAG AGTTTGTACAAATGATGACAGCAAAGTGA